One segment of Onychomys torridus chromosome 3, mOncTor1.1, whole genome shotgun sequence DNA contains the following:
- the Atoh1 gene encoding protein atonal homolog 1, with the protein MSRLLHAEEWAEVKELGDHHRHSQPHHLPQLPPQPPATLQARDHPVYPAELSLLDSTDPRAWLTPTLQGLCTARAAQYLLHSPELGASEAAAPRDEADGQSELVRRSGCGGLSKSPGPVKVREQLCKLKGGVVVDDLGCSRQRAPSSKQVNGVQKQRRLAANARERRRMHGLNHAFDQLRNVIPSFNNDKKLSKYETLQMAQIYINALSELLQTPSVGEQPPPPAASCKNDHHHLRGAAATYEGGAGASAAAGAQPVPGGGPRPTPPGPCRTRFTAPASAGSYSVQLDALHFPSFEDRALTAMMAQKDLSPSLPGSILQPVQEDSSKTSPRSHRSDGEFSPHSHYSDSDEAS; encoded by the coding sequence ATGTCCCGTCTGCTGCATGCAGAAGAGTGGGCCGAGGTGAAGGAGTTGGGGGACCACCATCGCCATTCCCAGCCGCACCACCTCCCGCAGCTACCGCCACAGCCACCTGCTACCCTGCAGGCGAGAGACCATCCTGTCTACCCGGCAGAGTTATCCCTCCTGGACAGCACCGACCCACGCGCCTGGCTGACTCCCACTTTGCAGGGCCTCTGCACGGCACGCGCCGCCCAGTATCTGCTGCATTCTCCCGAGCTGGGTGCCTCCGAGGCCGCTGCACCCCGGGACGAGGCTGACGGCCAGAGCGAGCTGGTAAGAAGGAGCGGCTGCGGCGGCCTCAGCAAGAGCCCTGGGCCGGTGAAAGTGCGGGAACAGCTGTGCAAGCTGAAGGGCGGTGTTGTGGTGGACGACCTGGGCTGCAGCCGCCAGCGAGCCCCTTCCAGCAAACAGGTGAACGGGGTACAGAAGCAAAGGCGGCTGGCAGCAAACGCCAGGGAGCGGCGCAGGATGCACGGGCTGAACCACGCCTTCGACCAGCTGCGCAACGTTATCCCGTCCTTCAACAACGACAAGAAGCTGTCCAAATATGAGACCCTGCAGATGGCCCAGATCTACATCAACGCCCTGTCAGAGTTGCTGCAGACTCCCAGTGTGGGAGAGCAGCCACCGCCGCCAGCAGCCTCCTGCAAAAATGACCACCATCACCTTCGCGGCGCCGCCGCCACCTATGAAGGGGGTGCGGGCGCCTCCGCCGCAGCGGGGGCTCAGCCGGTCCCGGGAGGGGGCCCACGACCCACCCCACCCGGGCCTTGCCGGACTCGCTTCACAGCCCCAGCTTCAGCCGGGAGTTACTCGGTGCAGCTGGACGCTTTACATTTCCCATCATTCGAGGACCGGGCCCTAACAGCGATGATGGCACAGAAGGACCTGTCGCCTTCCTTGCCCGGGAGCATCCTGCAACCGGTACAGGAGGACAGTAGCAAAACATCTCCTAGGTCCCACAGAAGCGATGGAGAATTTTCCCCCCACTCTCATTACAGTGACTCTGATGAGGCCAGTTAG